In Desulfomonile tiedjei DSM 6799, a genomic segment contains:
- the cydB gene encoding cytochrome d ubiquinol oxidase subunit II — translation MLETIWFFLWGLLWAIYFMTDGYDLGLATLRPFIARTDIENRIVYNAMGPFWDGNEVWLITAGGVTFAAFPTTYAVMFSTLYSPLLLLLFGLIIRAVSFEFRGKFEGNSWRKLWDTCQFIGSFVPALLLGVAFANIFQGIPFDQDGVYHGNLLMLLNPYGLVGGALFVIMFCVHGAIWLAIKSEGVMLERAASSAAKLWVAWLVVAVIFLVYTWFATPLYNNYLANPVLFVIPLGAVVALLATRLYIAHATWWTAWAASAATIVLSTLFCIVGLYPNLYPSSMNPEYSLNAFNSSSSPLTLKIMLVVALIFVPIVIAYQAWGYYIFKDKLTEASILEDEDAY, via the coding sequence ATGTTGGAAACTATATGGTTTTTTCTGTGGGGATTGCTCTGGGCCATTTATTTCATGACGGACGGGTACGATCTGGGATTGGCCACTCTCAGGCCTTTTATTGCCCGTACCGACATTGAAAACCGCATTGTCTATAACGCAATGGGTCCCTTTTGGGACGGCAATGAAGTTTGGCTCATTACTGCGGGCGGTGTTACATTTGCTGCATTTCCCACGACATATGCAGTGATGTTCAGCACTTTGTACAGTCCGCTCTTACTTCTCCTGTTCGGGTTGATCATCCGGGCAGTCTCATTTGAATTCCGCGGGAAGTTCGAAGGCAATTCGTGGCGCAAGTTGTGGGATACCTGCCAGTTCATCGGCAGCTTTGTGCCTGCTCTTTTGCTGGGTGTGGCATTTGCCAATATTTTTCAGGGAATTCCTTTCGATCAAGATGGTGTATATCACGGAAACCTGCTGATGTTGCTCAACCCGTACGGACTTGTGGGCGGAGCGCTCTTTGTGATTATGTTTTGCGTACATGGAGCTATCTGGCTGGCGATCAAGTCTGAAGGAGTAATGCTGGAGCGGGCGGCTTCTTCCGCAGCCAAACTATGGGTAGCCTGGCTGGTGGTGGCAGTCATCTTTCTTGTGTACACCTGGTTTGCCACCCCGTTGTACAATAATTACCTGGCGAATCCCGTGCTCTTCGTGATCCCGCTGGGTGCGGTCGTTGCCCTGCTTGCGACCAGACTCTACATAGCACATGCAACATGGTGGACTGCCTGGGCGGCTTCCGCTGCTACCATAGTGCTTTCCACACTATTCTGCATCGTGGGATTGTATCCCAATCTGTATCCTTCCAGCATGAATCCTGAGTACAGCTTGAACGCGTTCAACTCTTCGTCGAGCCCCTTGACGCTCAAGATCATGCTGGTTGTAGCGTTGATATTCGTTCCTATAGTCATTGCCTACCAGGCATGGGGATACTACATTTTCAAAGATAAACTGACTGAAGCATCCATTCTCGAAGACGAGGATGCATACTGA
- a CDS encoding peroxiredoxin has product MLLYCGHTWAEVSGALLYRPGELKPRDSDLTLKVGDRAPDFTLPSLSGDKVSLNQFLGKNNVVLSFVPAAWTPVCSQQWPGYNLAKDFFLEANAVLLGISVDNIPTLSAWCGQMGNLWFPVLSDFWPHGAVAKSYGILRSDGTSERALFVIDKTGIIRYIDVHDINKMPRLEDLVRELSKLPK; this is encoded by the coding sequence ATGCTTCTTTATTGCGGACACACGTGGGCTGAAGTCTCTGGTGCCTTACTGTATCGTCCAGGTGAGTTGAAGCCGCGAGACAGTGACCTGACCCTCAAGGTAGGGGATCGTGCACCGGATTTCACCCTGCCGAGCCTTAGTGGGGACAAAGTTTCACTGAATCAGTTTTTGGGAAAGAACAATGTGGTGCTGTCCTTCGTTCCCGCAGCCTGGACACCGGTTTGCTCCCAGCAATGGCCCGGGTACAATCTTGCCAAGGATTTTTTTCTGGAGGCAAATGCTGTCTTGTTGGGAATTTCCGTGGACAACATTCCGACGCTTAGCGCCTGGTGCGGTCAAATGGGCAACCTGTGGTTCCCTGTCCTTTCGGATTTTTGGCCTCACGGCGCTGTTGCTAAGAGCTACGGGATTCTGAGGTCGGACGGGACATCGGAACGAGCGCTTTTCGTCATAGATAAGACCGGGATAATTCGTTACATCGATGTTCACGATATCAATAAGATGCCACGACTGGAAGATCTTGTCCGTGAACTGTCGAAGCTGCCGAAATGA
- a CDS encoding rubredoxin, giving the protein MYQCQTPNCGYIYNPEKGDRKGKIAKGTAFEDLPDDWKCPICGASKKAFKALSFPGQA; this is encoded by the coding sequence GTGTATCAATGTCAAACACCTAACTGTGGCTATATCTACAATCCGGAAAAAGGCGATCGTAAGGGCAAAATAGCCAAAGGCACCGCTTTCGAGGATCTTCCCGATGATTGGAAGTGTCCCATTTGTGGAGCATCGAAAAAAGCATTTAAGGCTCTCAGCTTTCCGGGACAAGCTTGA
- a CDS encoding DVU0298 family protein — MEDSAPGLRRLKKIVLEKLQADDFVASLGELLQLQLKQVTNSLFAFLMHSDERVRWRAITAMGAVIAQLAETDREFCRVIMRRLMWSLNDESGGIGWGAPETMAEIMAQHDGLAGEYNRVFVSYLNPSGNFLEYEALQRGLLWGTVRLSLVRPDTILEAGNHLCLYMESNDPIIKGCAAWAAGLLRARECVHALRLLAEDPSEFRVYLDDRFFTHSVGERARRSLSLLSTSQT, encoded by the coding sequence GTGGAAGACAGTGCACCCGGTCTCAGAAGACTGAAGAAAATTGTCCTGGAAAAGCTTCAGGCTGACGATTTTGTCGCGAGCTTGGGCGAACTCTTGCAGCTTCAACTCAAGCAGGTCACCAATTCCCTTTTTGCTTTCCTCATGCATTCGGACGAAAGAGTGAGATGGCGGGCAATAACCGCAATGGGTGCGGTCATTGCACAATTGGCAGAAACCGACAGGGAATTCTGCAGGGTGATAATGCGCCGACTCATGTGGAGTCTCAATGACGAATCCGGCGGGATCGGGTGGGGAGCGCCGGAAACAATGGCAGAGATTATGGCCCAACATGACGGTCTCGCGGGCGAGTACAACCGAGTTTTTGTATCTTATCTGAATCCGAGCGGAAATTTCCTCGAGTACGAAGCCCTACAAAGGGGGTTGCTCTGGGGAACGGTGAGACTCTCCCTCGTCAGACCGGACACCATCCTCGAAGCGGGAAATCATCTCTGCTTGTACATGGAATCGAACGATCCTATAATCAAAGGCTGTGCTGCGTGGGCTGCCGGTTTGCTTCGGGCGAGAGAGTGTGTGCACGCTCTTCGTTTATTGGCGGAAGACCCTTCGGAATTCCGGGTGTATCTGGATGACCGTTTTTTCACGCATTCCGTGGGGGAGCGGGCAAGACGTAGTTTGTCGCTGTTGTCAACTTCACAAACCTGA
- a CDS encoding peroxiredoxin family protein — MKSVLALFLLMLLLPFEGHAARTSLDSKALGGMEFTVPSDPECQNYLGTSRSGTFKLTEIPAQVLLVEIFSMYCPYCQADAPTVNEIYKILQQDPVLSKKVRLIGIGTGNTPFEVDVFRKKYDIKFPLFPDEDSALQKMVSEPIRTPTFIALKKTDKRLEVHKVHVGESKNAESFLKEILEGLNLK, encoded by the coding sequence ATGAAATCCGTTTTGGCTCTTTTTTTACTGATGTTGCTCCTTCCCTTCGAAGGACATGCGGCTCGTACGTCTTTAGATTCCAAAGCGCTTGGCGGAATGGAATTCACGGTCCCCTCGGACCCGGAGTGTCAGAACTATCTCGGCACTTCCCGGTCGGGCACGTTCAAGCTGACGGAAATTCCTGCCCAAGTGCTTCTCGTGGAAATCTTCAGCATGTACTGCCCGTATTGCCAAGCGGATGCCCCCACGGTGAACGAGATTTATAAGATCCTTCAGCAAGACCCTGTTTTGAGCAAGAAGGTAAGACTCATCGGCATTGGAACAGGAAATACCCCTTTCGAGGTTGACGTTTTCAGGAAGAAGTACGATATCAAATTTCCTCTGTTCCCGGACGAAGATTCTGCTCTACAAAAAATGGTCTCCGAACCAATCAGGACCCCGACCTTTATCGCACTGAAAAAAACCGATAAACGTTTGGAAGTGCATAAAGTCCATGTAGGTGAGAGTAAGAACGCCGAATCTTTTCTCAAGGAAATCCTGGAAGGGTTGAATCTCAAATAG
- a CDS encoding Fur family transcriptional regulator — protein MTEQRRIILEELRKLRTHPTANEVYEIVRRRLPRISLGTVYRNLEILSETGMILKLEMAGTQKRFDGKTENHYHVRCLGCGRVDDVAIEPISLIDSALDGVSDYRIVWHRLEFMGFCPKCQFNMNGVLKNNSKDYLGNNH, from the coding sequence ATGACTGAACAGCGCAGAATCATCCTGGAGGAACTCAGAAAACTCCGTACGCATCCAACAGCGAACGAGGTTTACGAAATAGTTCGCAGGCGATTGCCGCGGATCAGTTTGGGAACTGTCTATCGGAATTTAGAAATCTTGTCTGAAACCGGTATGATCCTGAAGCTTGAAATGGCCGGCACACAAAAGCGTTTCGATGGAAAAACAGAAAACCACTATCATGTGCGATGCCTCGGGTGTGGCCGGGTTGACGATGTTGCAATCGAACCCATCTCTTTAATAGACAGCGCGCTCGACGGCGTGAGCGATTATCGAATTGTGTGGCACAGGCTTGAATTCATGGGGTTCTGTCCAAAATGCCAGTTTAATATGAACGGTGTCCTAAAGAATAACAGCAAAGATTATTTGGGCAACAATCACTAG
- the rd gene encoding rubredoxin: MKYVCQVCGYVYDPAEGDPDNGVAAGTEFADLPAEWVCPVCGADKDSFSPE; this comes from the coding sequence ATGAAGTACGTATGTCAAGTATGTGGTTATGTGTACGATCCAGCAGAAGGAGATCCGGATAATGGAGTAGCTGCCGGTACTGAATTTGCCGATCTCCCCGCTGAATGGGTTTGCCCTGTGTGCGGAGCCGACAAAGACAGTTTTTCACCGGAATAG
- a CDS encoding rubredoxin-like domain-containing protein, which translates to MDKNTWKCSNCGYTFDTDATANPPETCPSCRTKCEFLNVTCYIPECGMSGQDPRLGSK; encoded by the coding sequence ATGGACAAGAATACCTGGAAATGTTCGAATTGCGGCTACACCTTCGACACCGATGCAACCGCAAATCCTCCGGAAACGTGCCCTTCGTGCCGCACTAAATGCGAATTCCTTAACGTGACCTGTTATATCCCGGAATGCGGAATGAGCGGCCAGGATCCACGACTCGGATCGAAATAG
- a CDS encoding cytochrome ubiquinol oxidase subunit I: MDVLMLSRLQFAAATMFHFIFVPLSLGLALLIAVMETIYVRTGDEEYKNMAKFWGKIFLVNFGVGVVTGITLEFQFGTNWSGYSKYVGDIFGSLLAIEATTSFFLESTFIAIWLFGWKKLSPKVHALCIWLVAIASSASAYWILAANAWMQHPVGYVIQGGRAELTDFWAVMSQPFAIFTFLHTVMAGYLVGAFFVMGVSAYHLLRNSHTSFFTKSFKLAMLFGLIFSLGVVAIGDLHGKEVAAKQPIKVAAMEAQWETQRAVPFSMMVIPDEKNERNYVEAIQIPKFMSWLVFGDWNAEFKGLKEWPKEERPPVTLVFVSFRLMVGLGFLFIALSLIGWVLRDRLQSSPLYLLIMMWSVPLPFIASQLGWMVTEVGRQPWIVYGVMKTSNAVSTLATSQVAISLAAFVVLYSLLGLAAFVIMIKIAKKGPEAPGLA, from the coding sequence ATGGATGTTCTTATGTTATCGCGTTTGCAGTTCGCTGCTGCCACAATGTTCCACTTCATCTTCGTTCCGCTGAGTCTTGGTTTGGCCCTGCTGATTGCAGTCATGGAAACCATCTATGTGCGGACCGGTGATGAAGAATACAAAAACATGGCGAAATTCTGGGGGAAGATATTTCTTGTTAATTTTGGCGTGGGCGTAGTGACGGGAATAACCCTGGAATTTCAGTTCGGGACCAACTGGTCCGGGTATTCCAAATACGTGGGAGACATTTTCGGGTCGCTCCTCGCCATAGAAGCGACTACCTCTTTCTTCCTTGAATCCACATTCATAGCAATATGGCTTTTCGGTTGGAAAAAATTGAGCCCGAAAGTTCATGCATTGTGCATTTGGCTTGTAGCGATTGCTTCTTCTGCATCTGCCTACTGGATTCTTGCAGCCAATGCATGGATGCAGCACCCTGTGGGATACGTTATTCAAGGGGGACGTGCCGAACTGACCGACTTCTGGGCGGTTATGAGCCAGCCCTTCGCGATTTTCACGTTTCTCCATACTGTTATGGCGGGGTACCTTGTTGGAGCATTTTTCGTGATGGGGGTCAGTGCATATCATTTGCTGAGGAATAGTCACACGTCCTTCTTCACCAAATCCTTCAAATTGGCCATGTTGTTCGGCCTGATATTTTCCCTGGGCGTAGTCGCTATCGGAGATCTTCATGGAAAAGAAGTAGCCGCAAAGCAGCCGATCAAAGTCGCTGCTATGGAAGCACAATGGGAAACGCAACGTGCAGTGCCTTTTTCCATGATGGTGATACCTGATGAGAAAAACGAGCGCAACTATGTCGAAGCGATACAGATACCGAAGTTTATGAGCTGGCTGGTTTTCGGTGATTGGAATGCAGAGTTCAAGGGTCTTAAGGAATGGCCGAAGGAGGAGAGACCTCCTGTGACGCTTGTGTTTGTTTCCTTCAGGCTCATGGTCGGGCTCGGCTTTCTCTTCATTGCCCTTTCTCTTATTGGTTGGGTGCTACGGGATAGACTGCAATCCAGTCCGCTGTATTTGCTGATAATGATGTGGTCGGTTCCCTTACCGTTCATTGCGTCGCAGCTTGGCTGGATGGTGACGGAAGTCGGCCGCCAACCCTGGATTGTGTATGGTGTGATGAAGACGAGTAATGCCGTATCTACTCTGGCTACCAGTCAGGTTGCAATATCTCTTGCTGCGTTTGTTGTCTTGTACTCGCTCCTGGGATTGGCAGCGTTCGTTATCATGATCAAGATCGCCAAGAAAGGCCCTGAAGCGCCCGGGCTTGCATGA
- a CDS encoding flavodoxin family protein, translated as MKVLGIYGSPRKCGNSDILLDEALKGAESAGADVSTVYCSDVTVSGCLECGGCDETGECVVDDDMQSIYPKLVEADVIFLSTPIFFYGPTAQAKAVIDRSQALWCRRMLEKKPEDHKKYASGRGYLIAVGATKGANLFEGIQLVAKYFYDALDMSYEGGLFVRSVEKKGDINNFPEYLKQAFDLGVTAVSSGRRADRD; from the coding sequence ATGAAAGTTCTCGGAATTTACGGTAGCCCGCGTAAATGTGGTAATAGCGATATTCTGCTGGATGAAGCTCTCAAAGGAGCCGAATCTGCCGGAGCGGACGTATCCACTGTCTATTGCAGCGACGTGACTGTATCGGGGTGCCTTGAATGCGGCGGATGTGACGAGACCGGTGAATGCGTGGTGGATGACGATATGCAATCGATCTACCCCAAGCTGGTGGAAGCGGATGTGATTTTTCTCAGCACGCCGATCTTCTTTTATGGGCCCACTGCCCAGGCGAAAGCTGTCATCGACCGGTCCCAGGCTCTCTGGTGCAGGCGGATGCTCGAGAAAAAACCCGAAGACCACAAGAAATATGCAAGTGGTAGAGGATATCTCATTGCCGTCGGTGCGACCAAAGGAGCAAACCTCTTTGAGGGCATCCAGCTTGTGGCCAAATACTTCTACGACGCTCTTGACATGAGTTATGAAGGAGGCCTGTTTGTCAGATCTGTTGAAAAAAAAGGTGATATCAACAATTTTCCTGAGTATCTCAAACAGGCATTCGACTTGGGAGTGACAGCAGTCAGTTCCGGTAGACGAGCAGATCGAGATTAG
- a CDS encoding multiheme c-type cytochrome, translated as MPINRLDTNRIFAPQSATAVFALILIAFSCPISASEAPVSEATQECIDCHATFAPAMIADWKKSLHAKTTPAAARKKPELERRVSSPNIPEQLAGVAVGCAECHSLNPAAHKDTFDHNDKKVHLTVTPNDCAVCHAEESQQFDQNLMSHAWGNLTKNSVFSSLMNAVNGLQSVHGLKSTLIAPDQKSQDDSCLQCHGTEVQVKGLQTRETDQGTFDFPVLTGWPNQGVGRINPDGSKGSCSACHNRHQFAIEIARSPGTCAQCHKGPDVPAYKVYSVSKHGALYSALAKEWNFKSVPWRVGEDFTAPTCATCHASLLTSPDGDVIAKRTHRMNDRIPWRLFGLIYSHAHPKSPDTSIIKNKNGLPLPTTLTGESAKEYLINDEEIAARQKTMQEVCKSCHTTDWVDGHWDLFQNSRKTSDAMVLSATEIMRTAWDKKLADNSNLFDEAIEKKWIEQWLFHANSVRLSSAMLGADYGVFDGGRWSLSKNIQDMLDYMKFLMKPGATEGAEQPRQKPKQR; from the coding sequence ATGCCGATAAACCGGTTAGACACGAATCGTATCTTTGCTCCGCAATCTGCGACAGCTGTCTTCGCTTTGATCCTAATTGCCTTTTCGTGCCCCATTTCGGCGAGCGAAGCGCCTGTGAGCGAGGCCACCCAGGAGTGCATTGATTGCCACGCGACGTTTGCACCGGCAATGATAGCGGATTGGAAAAAGAGCCTGCACGCAAAGACCACCCCAGCCGCGGCGAGAAAAAAACCTGAACTGGAAAGACGCGTTTCTTCGCCGAACATCCCTGAACAGCTTGCAGGAGTAGCAGTGGGCTGTGCGGAATGTCACAGCTTGAACCCTGCCGCTCACAAGGACACATTCGATCATAACGATAAGAAAGTGCACTTGACGGTCACGCCCAATGACTGCGCTGTGTGTCATGCTGAGGAGTCGCAACAATTCGATCAGAATCTCATGTCTCACGCATGGGGAAATCTCACGAAAAACTCTGTTTTTTCCAGTTTGATGAATGCAGTCAACGGATTGCAGTCAGTTCACGGCCTTAAATCGACGTTGATCGCTCCGGATCAAAAATCTCAGGACGATTCCTGTTTGCAGTGTCACGGAACAGAAGTTCAAGTGAAAGGATTGCAGACCCGCGAGACCGACCAGGGTACGTTTGATTTCCCCGTGCTCACAGGCTGGCCCAATCAGGGCGTTGGAAGAATTAACCCTGACGGATCCAAAGGTTCCTGTTCCGCATGCCACAACCGCCATCAGTTCGCAATTGAGATTGCAAGAAGTCCCGGTACGTGCGCTCAATGCCATAAGGGTCCGGATGTCCCTGCATACAAAGTGTATTCGGTGAGCAAGCATGGCGCGCTCTATTCAGCTCTTGCAAAGGAATGGAATTTCAAGAGCGTGCCGTGGCGAGTGGGGGAAGATTTCACTGCGCCAACGTGTGCGACCTGTCACGCGAGTCTTTTGACATCGCCGGATGGCGACGTGATAGCGAAAAGAACTCACCGCATGAATGACCGTATTCCCTGGAGGTTATTCGGATTGATCTACTCTCATGCTCATCCGAAATCTCCGGACACTTCAATTATTAAGAACAAAAACGGACTTCCTCTTCCCACGACGCTCACGGGAGAGTCGGCGAAGGAATATCTCATCAATGACGAGGAAATTGCCGCCCGGCAGAAGACGATGCAGGAGGTCTGCAAATCTTGTCACACAACGGATTGGGTGGACGGCCACTGGGATCTATTCCAGAATTCCCGCAAGACTTCTGATGCAATGGTCCTCTCGGCCACCGAAATCATGAGAACGGCCTGGGATAAAAAGCTTGCAGACAACAGCAATCTGTTCGATGAAGCGATTGAAAAAAAGTGGATCGAGCAATGGTTATTTCATGCCAATTCAGTGCGACTGTCATCTGCAATGCTTGGCGCGGATTACGGTGTCTTCGACGGCGGTCGGTGGAGCTTATCCAAAAACATTCAAGATATGCTGGATTACATGAAGTTTCTCATGAAACCGGGTGCCACCGAAGGGGCTGAACAGCCTCGACAAAAACCTAAACAGAGGTGA
- the rbr gene encoding rubrerythrin — MPNMKGSETEKNLLAAFAGESQARNRYTYFSSKARKEELIQISQIFEETANQEKEHAKRFFKYLEGGELMVQSAFPAGIIASTQENLQAAAAGENYEWSDLYPGFAKIAYKEGFDEIAKVFEAVAISEKQHEKRYLDLLRNLKNGKVFKKDSPVVWRCINCGYLHEGLEAPDPCPACNHPRGYYEILAENW, encoded by the coding sequence ATGCCGAACATGAAGGGATCGGAAACGGAGAAGAATCTTCTGGCAGCGTTCGCCGGAGAATCTCAAGCACGCAACAGGTACACATATTTTTCCTCCAAGGCGCGAAAAGAGGAGCTGATTCAAATTTCACAGATTTTTGAAGAAACCGCGAATCAGGAAAAAGAGCACGCAAAGCGTTTTTTTAAGTATTTGGAGGGTGGCGAGCTGATGGTACAATCAGCCTTTCCTGCAGGAATAATAGCTTCAACTCAGGAGAATTTGCAGGCTGCCGCTGCCGGTGAAAATTATGAATGGAGTGACTTGTACCCCGGCTTTGCCAAAATCGCATACAAAGAAGGCTTTGATGAAATAGCCAAAGTTTTCGAAGCAGTGGCGATCTCAGAAAAACAGCACGAGAAGCGCTATTTGGATCTGCTTCGTAATCTGAAAAACGGCAAGGTCTTCAAAAAGGATTCGCCCGTGGTCTGGCGCTGCATAAACTGCGGGTACCTTCATGAGGGTCTTGAGGCTCCAGATCCATGCCCTGCTTGTAACCATCCGCGGGGTTATTATGAGATCCTTGCAGAAAACTGGTGA
- the tpx gene encoding thiol peroxidase produces the protein MNERSGIVTMRGNPVTLLGDEIKVGYQAPNFTVTGTDLKPVDFSSFKGKTCIISAVPSLDTPVCDMSTRRFNQEAATLGDNVEILTISMDLPFAQARWCGAAGVDRVITLSDHKNASFGTAYGVLIKEFRLLSRAVFVVDSQGIVRYCEIVKEIADSPNFDAALACVKECS, from the coding sequence ATGAACGAGCGAAGCGGCATTGTGACCATGAGGGGGAACCCTGTCACTTTACTGGGAGATGAAATCAAGGTTGGATATCAGGCTCCGAATTTCACCGTCACAGGAACGGATTTGAAGCCGGTAGATTTCTCATCCTTCAAGGGTAAGACATGTATCATTTCCGCTGTGCCCTCTCTTGACACACCGGTTTGCGACATGTCCACCAGGAGGTTCAATCAAGAAGCTGCCACTCTCGGCGATAATGTTGAGATTCTCACCATAAGCATGGACCTTCCGTTTGCACAGGCAAGATGGTGCGGTGCTGCCGGAGTGGATCGTGTAATAACTCTCTCAGACCACAAGAATGCCTCTTTCGGGACGGCATACGGAGTGCTCATCAAAGAGTTCAGACTTCTCTCCCGAGCTGTATTTGTGGTCGATAGTCAAGGAATCGTTCGATATTGCGAAATTGTGAAAGAAATAGCAGATTCGCCGAACTTCGACGCTGCTTTGGCATGCGTCAAGGAGTGCAGTTAG
- a CDS encoding FprA family A-type flavoprotein, with protein MRINIEIKPGIHWVGAVDWNVRDFHGYSTKKGTTYNAYLAIDDKVTLFDTVKGSFKNDLLHCIYKVIDPSKIDYLVINHVEPDHSGSVVEMVDLIKPEKIFCSARGKKALLDHYHKEDWPYEVVSTGQEISLGKRTVQFIETRMLHWPDSMFSYLKEDALLISSDAFGQHWATSERFNDEVDTGELMAHATKYYANILLPYSGLIQKLIADVGKLGLKLDMIAPDHGLIWRKDPLQIVQAYDVWSKQIPKRKALVIYDSMWNSTQTMAKAITDGLVESGIHTQLLDLRCNHRSDVMTEVLDAKAVILGSSTLNNGMLPKMADMVCYMKGLRPASKIGAAFGSYGWSGESVKLLNAALEDMKMKIAHPGVSLQFVPRHEDLKKCVDLGRQIAVAINEEVKAG; from the coding sequence TTGCGAATCAACATCGAAATCAAACCCGGAATTCATTGGGTTGGTGCCGTCGATTGGAATGTCCGCGATTTTCATGGATATTCAACCAAGAAAGGCACGACATACAATGCCTATCTTGCCATCGACGACAAAGTAACGCTGTTCGACACGGTTAAAGGTTCTTTCAAGAACGATTTGCTGCATTGCATTTACAAAGTAATCGACCCGAGCAAAATCGATTATCTCGTGATCAATCATGTGGAACCCGACCATTCGGGTTCTGTTGTGGAAATGGTCGACCTTATCAAACCGGAGAAGATCTTCTGTTCAGCGAGAGGCAAGAAAGCACTCCTGGACCATTATCATAAAGAAGACTGGCCGTATGAAGTAGTGTCAACCGGCCAGGAAATCAGTCTGGGCAAACGGACGGTGCAGTTCATCGAAACACGCATGCTTCACTGGCCGGATAGCATGTTTTCCTACCTGAAAGAAGATGCTCTGCTCATCAGCAGCGATGCCTTCGGTCAGCATTGGGCTACAAGCGAGCGATTCAACGATGAAGTCGATACAGGCGAGCTCATGGCTCATGCCACAAAGTATTATGCAAATATTTTGCTGCCGTACAGCGGGCTCATTCAGAAGCTCATCGCCGATGTGGGGAAATTGGGACTGAAACTGGACATGATTGCTCCGGATCATGGCCTGATCTGGCGGAAAGACCCGCTCCAGATAGTGCAGGCATATGATGTGTGGAGCAAACAGATCCCAAAACGCAAGGCGCTTGTCATATATGACAGTATGTGGAACAGCACCCAGACCATGGCCAAAGCGATTACCGACGGTCTGGTGGAGAGTGGCATACATACCCAGCTTCTGGATCTACGCTGCAATCATCGCAGTGACGTGATGACCGAAGTCTTGGACGCAAAAGCGGTTATTCTGGGATCGTCTACACTCAACAACGGCATGCTGCCAAAGATGGCTGATATGGTCTGTTATATGAAGGGGTTGAGACCCGCCAGCAAGATAGGAGCCGCCTTCGGCTCTTACGGCTGGAGCGGGGAATCGGTGAAACTGCTGAATGCGGCCTTGGAAGACATGAAGATGAAGATCGCTCATCCGGGCGTGAGTCTGCAGTTTGTCCCACGGCACGAAGATCTGAAGAAATGTGTCGACCTCGGTAGACAGATCGCAGTTGCCATAAACGAGGAAGTGAAAGCGGGCTGA
- a CDS encoding DsrE family protein: MNKIALFAFRGDPVCFVHVLLNALDMHAKEYDVKIVLEGEATKLVPELAQQGNPLFNLYSKVKELGLVDAVCRACSSKMGVLKDVEAQGLPISDEMSGHPSMARYKSAGHEILTF; this comes from the coding sequence GTGAACAAGATCGCGCTGTTTGCTTTTAGAGGCGACCCCGTCTGTTTTGTGCATGTTCTCCTGAATGCTTTAGACATGCACGCGAAGGAATATGATGTGAAGATCGTCCTGGAAGGTGAAGCGACAAAGCTGGTCCCTGAGCTGGCTCAGCAAGGCAACCCTCTCTTCAATCTTTATTCCAAAGTAAAAGAACTTGGCCTTGTCGATGCCGTGTGCAGGGCTTGTTCATCCAAAATGGGGGTGCTCAAGGATGTTGAGGCTCAGGGGCTTCCGATTTCCGATGAAATGTCCGGTCATCCGAGTATGGCTCGGTACAAGAGTGCAGGGCACGAGATACTGACATTCTGA
- a CDS encoding desulfoferrodoxin, translated as MTELLQIYKCDVCGNIVEMVHTGAGELVCCGQPMKLFVENTVDAAKEKHVPVKEAVAGGLQVKVGSVAHPMEEKHYIEWIEIVADGQTYRKFLKPGEAPEAVFPVQGEWTAREYCNLHGLWKA; from the coding sequence ATGACTGAGTTGCTCCAGATCTACAAATGTGACGTTTGTGGAAACATTGTCGAAATGGTGCATACCGGCGCAGGTGAGCTGGTCTGTTGCGGACAACCTATGAAACTGTTTGTCGAAAATACGGTGGATGCCGCAAAAGAGAAACACGTACCTGTGAAGGAAGCTGTGGCCGGCGGACTCCAGGTCAAAGTAGGCAGTGTTGCGCATCCGATGGAAGAAAAACATTATATAGAGTGGATCGAGATCGTTGCAGACGGCCAAACGTATCGCAAGTTCTTGAAGCCCGGAGAAGCTCCGGAAGCCGTCTTCCCCGTCCAGGGAGAATGGACTGCTCGAGAGTACTGTAATCTTCACGGGTTGTGGAAAGCGTAA